Proteins encoded by one window of Grus americana isolate bGruAme1 chromosome 7, bGruAme1.mat, whole genome shotgun sequence:
- the ADIRF gene encoding adipogenesis regulatory factor has product MSGKNFQGLKEQAEGAAKDAANTLGQATQDAVNQITDASQKAIDKASKVAQDGVEKATGQAAEAMSGLGKKCGFKK; this is encoded by the exons ATGTCAGGTAAAAACTTCCAGGGACTGAAGGAACAAGCTGAAGGTGCAGCAAAAGATGCTG CAAACACATTGGGACAGGCTACTCAGGATGCAGTCAACCAGATTACAGATGCAAGCCAGAAAG CTATCGACAAGGCTTCCAAGGTGGCGCAAGATGGGGTAGAAAAAGCAACCGGACAAGCTGCAGAAGCAATGTCTGGCCTTGGGAAAAAATGTGGATTTAAGAAATAA